Part of the Crossiella cryophila genome, CAGCAACGCCTGCTGCTGGAAACCTCCTGGGAAGCCTTCGAACGGGCGGGCATCGACCCGACCACCTTGCGCGGCAGCAAAACCGGCGTGTTCGCCGGCGTGATCTACAACGACTACGCCGCGCGGATGCACGAGGTCCCCGAGGGCGTCGAGGGCTACCTCGGCACCGGCAACTCCGGCAGCGTCGCCTCCGGCCGCATCGCCTACACCCTCGGCCTGGAGGGCCCCGCCCTCACCATCGACACCGCCTGCTCGTCCTCACTGGTCGCGCTGCACCTTGCCGCACAAGCACTCCGCAAGGGCGAATGCACCCTGGCCCTGGCCGGCGGTGTGACCACCATGGCCACCCCGCAGATCTTCGTCGAGTTCAGCCGCCAGCGCGGCCTGGCCACCGACGGCCGCTGCAAGGCCTTCGCCGACGCCGCCGACGGCACCGGCTGGGGCGAAGGCGTCGGCCTGCTCCTGGTCGAGAAACTCTCCGACGCCCAACGCAACGGCCACCCCATCCTCGCGGTGCTCAAGGGCAGCGCCGTCAACCAGGACGGCGCCTCCAGCGGCCTCACCGCACCGAACGGCCCGTCCCAGCAACGCGTCATCCGCGCCGCCCTGGCCGACGCCCGCCTCACCCCGGCCCAGGTCGACGTGGTCGAGGCGCACGGCACCGGCACCCGCCTCGGCGACCCGATCGAGGCCCAGGCGGTACTCGCCGCCTATGGCCAGGACCGGGAAACCCCGCTGTGGCTGGGCTCGGTGAAGTCGAACATCGGCCACACCCAGGCCGCCGCCGGCGTCGCGGGCGTGATCAAGATGGTCATGGCCATGCGGCACGGGGTGCTGCCCAGGACGTTGCACGTGGACGAGCCGTCGCGGCAGGTGGACTGGTCGGTGGGCGCGGTGTCGCTGCTGACCGAGAACCAGGAGTGGGCTGCGGAGGTGCGCCGGGCCGGGGTGTCGAGCTTCGGCGTGAGCGGCACCAACGCGCACGTGATCCTGGAACAGGCTCCAGGGGCGGAAGAGCTTCCGGCTGCGGAAGCCCCGGAAGCGTTGCCCTACCTCCTCTCCGGCAAAACCGCCGCCGCCCTCCGCGCCCAGGCCACCCGCCTCCGCGACCACCTCGCCACCCACACCCCCGCCCCGCTCGACCTCGCGCACACCCTCACCACCCGCGCCGCCTTCGAGCACCGAGCCGTCCTGCTCGGCGACCCCGCCACCGCCCTGCCCGCCCTGGCCACCGACGAGATCACCCCCACCGTCATCCGCGGCAGCACCGCCCGCCCCGGCAAGGTCGTCTTCGTCTTCCCCGGCCAGGGCTCCCAATGGCGGGGCATGGCCGTCGAACTCCTCGACTCCTCCCCGGTCTTCGCCGCCCGCATCACCGAATGCGCCGAGGCGCTCGCCGAGTTCACCGACTGGAACCTCCTCGACGTCCTGCGCGACAACGACTACGACCAGGTCGACATCGTGCAGCCCGCACTCTGGGCCGTGATGGTCTCCCTCGCCGCGCTCTGGCAGTCGCACGGCGTCGAACCGGCCGGAGTGGTCGGCCACTCCCAGGGCGAGATCGCGGCCGCCGCCGTCTCCGGCGCGCTCTCACTCCGCGACGCCGCCAAGGTGGTCGCGTTGCGCAGCAAGGCGATCCGGGCGCTCGCGGGCAAGGGCGGGATGATGTCCGTGCCGTTGCCGGTCGCCGAGGTGGAAGAGCGGCTGACCCGGTGGGACGGGCGGATCTCGGTGGCCGCGGTCAACGGGGCCTCCTCCGTGGTGGTCGCCGGGGACCCGGACGCCCTGGACGAACTCTTCGCCGACTGCGCGGACACCGACGTCAAGGCCCGCCGCATCCCGGTGGACTACGCCTCGCACTCCGCACACGTCGAGGAGATCCGCGAGGAACTGCTCACCGTCCTCAGTGGACTGTCACCGCAGCCCTCCCGGATCCCGTTCCACTCCACCGTCACCGCCGGGCTGATCGACACCACCGCCCTGGACGCCGAGTACTGGTACACCAACCTGCGCCGGACTGTCCGGTTCGAGGAGACCGTGCGCGGGCTGCTCGGCACCGGGCACCGCGGCTTCGTCGAGGTCAGCCCGCACCCGGTGCTCGTGGTCGGCATCCAGGAAACCGCCGACCGGGCCGAGATCCCCGCCGTCACCGTCGGCTCGCTGCGCCGTGACGAGGGTGGGCCGCAGCGGGTGCTCACCTCGCTCGCCGAAGCCTGGACCCGCGGCCTGCCGGTCGACTTCGCACCCGCGGTCACCGGCGGCAAGCCGGTCGAGCTGCCCACCTACGCCTTCCAGCACCAGCGCTACTGGCTCGAACCCGCCACCGGCGTCACCGCCGACGAGCAGTTCTGGACCGCGGTGGAGAACCAGGACCTCACCGCCCTGGCCGAGTTGCTGCCCGGTCTGGCCGCGCAACGCCGCGCCAAGCCCGAACCCGCGCCGCAGCCCACCCCCGAACCCGGCTTCGCCGAACGCCTGGCCGCCCTCGACCCGGCCGAGGCCCAGCGCCGCCTGCTCGACCTGGTCCGCGGCCACGCCGCCGCCGTGCTCGGGCACGCGAGCGCCGAGGACGTCGACATCGACCGCGCCTTCCTGGAATCCGGCTTCGACTCGCTCACCGCCGTCGAACTGCGCAACCGCCTGACCGGCGCCACCGGCGTCCAGCTCGCCCCCGGCCTGCTGCTCCAGCACCCCACCCCGGCCGAACTCGCCGCCCACCTGCGTGACCGCCTCGGCACCGCGGAGGCCCCGGCGGACAAGCCCAGCACGCTGGCCAACCTCTACCAGGAGTCCGTCCGAAGTGGACGGATCACCCAGTTCATGGACCTGCTGGCCGACACCGCCGGATTCCGGCCGAGCTTCGACGAGACCAGTGACCGCACCGACCTCACCCGCCCCATCCGCCTGTCCGCCGAGGGCGAGGGCCCGGTGCTCATCGGATGCAGTGGCACCGCGGCCATCTCCGGCCCGCACGAGTTCGCCCGCCTGGCCACCGCCCTGCGCGGCCAGTACCCGATGGCCGCGCTGCCACTGCCCGGCTACCTCGACGGCGAACCGCTGCCCACCACGCTGACCGCCGCCCTCCGGCTCCAGGCCGACGCCGTGCTGGCCCAGGCCGACGGCCGCCCGTTCGTCCTCATCGGACACTCCGCGGGCGCCATCCTGGCCCACCAGCTCGCCGCGCACCTGACCGGGATCGGGCACCCGCCGGCCGGACTGGTGCTGCTCGACCTCTACGAACCTGACCACAACGGCCCGATCGGCCAGTGGCAGCGCGAGATGACCGAATGGATGCTCGGCAACCAGGGCGACTACGTGCCCGCCGACGACACCCGGCTCACCGCCATGGGCGCCTACTACCGCCACCTCGCCGGGTGGCAGCCGACCGAACTGGCCGTGCCCACCCTGCTGGTGCGCGCCAGCGAACCGATGGGGGAGTGGACCGGTGCCGGCGACTGGCGTTCGCACTGGCCGTTCCCGCACACCGCGGCCGATGTGCCCGGCAACCACTTCACCATGACCCAGCACCACGCCCAGGCCACCGCTCAGTCCATTGTGGACTGGCTCGCCGAATCCGCCACCGTCGCCGGACAAGCGAAGTAGGAACAGGAACCACGATGACAGCAGACACCGGCGACAACGGCCTCTGGCTGCGCCGATTCCACCCGGTCGAGGACAGCAAGGTCCGGCTGGCCTGCTTCCCGCACGCCGGGGGCTCCGCGAGCTTCTTCTACCCGTTCTCCGCCGCGCTCACCCCCTCCATCGAGGTGCTGGCCGTGCAGTACCCGGGACGGCAGGACCGGCGCGCCGACCCGCGGATCGAGAACGTGCAGGAGTTCGCCAGGGAGATCGTCAAACCCCTGCTCGCCTGGACCGACAAGCCATTGGCGCTGTTCGGGCACAGCATGGGCGCGAGCATCGCCTTCGAGGTCGCCACCATCCTGGAACAGGAGTTCGACTTCCGGCCGGCCGCGCTGTTCGCCTCCGGCCGCCGCGCCCCGTCCCGGCACCGGGACGAACGCGTGCACCAGCAGAGCGACGACGGCATCGTGGCCGAGCTGCAACGCCTCTCCGGCACCGACTCCGCGTTGCTCGGCGATGAGGAACTGCTGCGCATGGTGCTGCCCGCGATCCGCAGCGACTACAAGGCCGCGGAGACCTACCGGTGGCAGGGCGGGGTTCCGCTGTCCTGCCCGATCACCGCGATCGTCGGCGAAAGCGACCCGAGGGTCACCTTCGACGAGGCCACCACCTGGAGTGAGCACACCCGCGACGAGTTCGCGCTGCGCACCCTCTCCGGCGGCCACTTCTACCTCAACCACCACCAGTCGGACGTCGTCAACGAGATCTCCGACCAGCTCATCTCCTTCTGCGCCAAGGAGGCGTGATGTCCGACCGCACGCCGAGCCAACTGGGCCTGCACCTGCAGATGACCCGTGGGCTCCAGTGGCACTTCGGCACCACCGGCGACCCGTACGCGCTCATCCTGCGCGCCCAGGCCGACGACCCCACCCCTTTCCACGCCATGGTCCGCGAACGTGGCGTGCTGCACCAGAGCCTGCTCGGCGCGTACGTCACCGCCGACCACGACCTGGGCCGCACCATCCTCACCGACCCGCGACTGGGCCTGCGCAAGGCCGACGGCGAACCGCCGGCGCCGCAGGTGCTGTCCCTGGACGAGACCTTCCTCGGCCTGGGCGCCGCCGAACACGCCCGGATCACCGAGCGGGCCGCGAACCTGCTCAGCGAGCAGGCCGTGCACATCCACGAACCCCACGTCCGCCGCCTCGCCGAGGATCGCATCTCCGGCCACAGTGGACAGTTCGACCTGGTCACCGACTTCGCCGCGCCACTGGCCGTCGATCTCACCGCCGACCTGCTCGGCATCCCCGACCCCGACCGCGCGCACTTCGCCGGCCTCTGCGCCGACCTGCGACCCACCCTGGACTCGCTGGTCTGCCCGCAGCCGCTCGGCCCGACCAGGGCCCTGCTGGCCGCACTGGCCAACGTGACCAGGCTGTTGTCCGACATGGGTTGCACCGTGCCCGAGGCCCGGCACGCCGCGGTGATCACCGCCACCGCCGGGGTCGAGATCGGCACCACCCTGGTGGTCAACGCGGTCGCCGCACTGCTGGCCCGTCCCGAACAGTGGGCGAAACTGGTCGGCGACCCCGGCCTGGCCGCCGACGCCATCGCGGAAACCCTGCGCTACGACGCCCCGGTCCAGCTGCACACCCGGGTCGCGTTGTCCGACATGGAGTTCGCGGGCACCGAGATCCCCAAGGACAGCCAGCTCGTGGTGCTTTCCGGTGCGGCAGGCCGGGATCCGGAACTCTACGCCGACGCCGACGAGTTCGAGCTGACCCGCAACCCCGGCCCCACCCCACTCGCCTTCACCGGCGGATTCCACAGTGGACTCCTCGCCCCACTGCTGCGGGTACACGCCGAGACCGCGCTACGCGTGCTCGCGGAGCACACGCCCCGACTCCGCCAAACCGGAAAACTGGTACGCCGCAGGCGCTCCCCGGTCCTCCGCGGCCCCCTAACCCTCCCCGTCACCGCCTGACCCCTCGTGTTGGCCGTTCTCGTACCCCGTGTTGGCCGTTGTCGTACACGGTGTTGGCCGAACCGGTACGCCGCTTTGCCAACACACCGTCCCGGATCGGCCAACACACCGTCCGGATCGGCCAACACACCGTCCGGATCGGCCAACACACCGTCCGGATCGGCCAACACACCGTCCGGATCGGCCAACACACCGTCCGGAACGGCCAACACACCGTGCGATAACGGCCAACACTGCCCTGCTTCTGGAAGGAGCCGCCGATGCGTGTGCTCATGACCTCCTTCGCGCACAACACCCACTTCTTCAGCATGGTGCCGCTGGCCTGGGCACTGCGCACCGCGGGCCACGAGGTCCGCATCGCCAGCCAGCCCGCGCTCACCGACGCGATCACGCACGCCGGACTCACCGCGGTCCCGGTCGGCGAGGACCACGTCATCCACCAGACCCGCGAGCAGAACACCAGCCAGAAGCAGGCCGACCACCCGGAGATCAACTTCTCCGAGACCAGGCCGGACATCCTCACCTGGGACTACATGCTCGGCATGTACACCATGATGACGCCGATGTTCTACTCGCTGGCCAACAACGACTCCATGGTCGACGAGCTGGTCGCCTTCGCCCGCGCCTGGCAGCCCGACCTGGTCATCTGGGAGCCCTTCACCTGGGCCGGTTCCATCGCCGCCAAGGCCAGCGGGGCCGCGCACGCCCGTCTGCTCTGGGGCCCGGACGTGCTGACCCGCACCAGGAACCGCTTCCTGGAACTGCACGACCAGCAGCCCCCGGCACACCAGGACGACCCGCTGGCCGAATGGCTGGGCTGGACCATGGAACGGCTCGGCCTGAGCTTCGACGAGGAACTGGTCAGCGGTCAGTGGACCATCGACCAGACCCCGGCCAGCACCCGGCTGCCGGTCGGCCAGCCCATCGTGCCCATGGGTTACGTGCCCTACAACGGGCCGGCCGTGGTGCCGGACTGGCTGCGCGCCAAGCCGGAACGCCCGCGGGTGTGCATCACCCTCGGCGTGTCCGCGCGGGAGAGCCTTGGCGGTGACTCGGTCTCCTTCACCGACCTGGTGCAGGCCATGGCCGACCTGGACATCGAGGTCATCGCCACCATGAACGCGGCCCAGCAGGCCGAGTTCACCGCGTCGACCACGGTGCCGGACAACCTCAAGCTGGTGGAGTTCGTGCCGCTGCACGCGCTGATGCCCACCTGCTCGGCGATCATCCACCACGGCGGCGCGGGCACCGCGGCCACCGCGATGCTCTACGGCGTGCCGCAGCTGCTGCTGCCGGAGATGTTCGACGCCGTGCTCAAGGCCCAGCAGCTGGAGAGCATCGACGCCGGGCTGTACGTGCGCCCGGCCGAGCTGACCGCGCAAGCCCTGCGGGACAAGCTCGTCCGCCTGCTCACCGACCCCGCCTTCGCCGCCGGTGCGGCCAAGCTGCGCGGCGAGGTGCTGGCCGACCCCAAGCCCAACGAGATCGTGCCGGAGCTGGAGCGCCTGGTCGCCCGGCACCGTGCCCCGGTCCCCACAGCGTAAGGAAATCCCATGTACGACACCGAGTTGGCCGACGTCTACGACGCCATCTACCGCGGCCGCGGCAAGGACTACCCCGCCGAGGCCGCCCAGGTGCACGAGCTGATCACCGACCGCAAGGCCGACGCCACCGACCTGCTCGACGTGGCCTCCGGCACCGGCGCGCACTTCGGCCCGTTCACCGAGCTGTTCGAGCACGTCGAGGGCCTGGAGCTGTCCGAGGCGATGGTCCGGATCTCCGGCGACCGCCACCCCGCGGTCACCGTGCACCAGGGCGACATGCGCGAGTTCGACCTCGGCCGCACCTTCCACGCGGTCACCTGCATGTTCAGCTCCATCGGCTACATGAGCGACCAGGCCGACCTGGACCGCGCGCTGGCCGCCTTCGCCAAGCACCTGGAGCCCGGCGGCGTCATCGTGATCGAGCCCTGGTGGACGCCGGAGAAGTTCCTGCCCGGCTACGTCGGCGGCGACGTGGTCAAGGTCGACGGCCGCACCATCGCCAGGGTCTCGCACTCCCGCCGCGAGGGCGACCACACCCACATGGACGTGCACTACACGGTCGCCGACGCCGAGAACGGCATCCGGCACTTCACCGACACGCACGTCATCACCCTGTTCACCCGCGAGCAGTACGAGACCGCCTTCGAGCGGGCTGGCTGCGCCGTGGACTACGTCGAGGGCGGCCCGTCCGGTCGCGGTCTGTTCGTTGGAGTCGTGAAGTGACACTGCGCAGGAAGCTGTTGGCCGCACTGGCCCTGGTCACCGCCACCACCCTGGTGGCGAGCACCGGAGCCAGCGCGGCACCGGCCGCCGGACGCACCGGGGTGCATCCGCTGGTCGCCCAGATGACCCTGGACGAGAAGCTCTCGTTCGTGCACTGGACGGTGGCCTTCACCGGCCCGTTCAGCGTCGGCTCGCTGCCCGGCGTGCCGCGACTGGGCATCCCGGAGGTCCGCTCGGCCGACGGCCCGGCGGGCATCCGGCTGAACAACCAGCCGGCCACCGCCATGCCCGCGCCGGTCGCGCTCGCCGCCACCTTCGACGACGAGCTGGCCCGCAAGTACGGCGAGGTCATGGGCCGCGATGGCCGTGCCCTGCAACAGGATGTGGTCTTCGGCCCGATGATGAACATCATCCGGGTGCCGCAGGCCGGGCGGAACTTCGAGACCTTCAGCGAGGACCCGCTGGTCTCCGCGCGCACCGCGGCCGCCCAGATCAAGGGCATCCAGAGCCAGGGCCTGATCGCCACCGCCAAGCACTACGCGGCGAACAACCAGGAGCAGAACCGGCAAAACGTCAACGTCACCGTCGACGAGCAGACCCTGCGCGAGATCGAGCTGCCCGCCTTCGAGGCATCGGTCAAGGCCGGCGTCAGCTCGGTGATGTGCGCCTACAACAAGGTCAACGGCACCCCGTCCTGCGGGCACCAGGAGCTGCTGACCTCGATCCTGCGCGAGCAGTGGGGTTTCCAGGGCTGGGTGATGTCGGACTGGCTGGCCACGCACAGCACCGACTCGATCAGCAAGGGCCTGGACCAGGAACTGGGCATCGACTGGAGCCAGGGCGTCGAACACGGCATCCCCGGCGGCCTGCACTTCGGCAAGAAGCTCAAGGAAGCCGTGCAGGGCGGCCAGATCCCGGTGTCCACAGTGGACAGGGCGGTCAGCCGCATCGTCGGCCAGCTGGACCGGCACGGCCTGATCGGCGCCAACCCGCGCCCCCGGCCCACCCGCGACCTGGCCACCGCCAACGCGGTCACCCAGCAGGTCGCCGAGGCCGGCGGTGTGTTGCTGCGCAACCAGAACCAGGCCCTGCCGCTGCTGGCAGGCGCTGGCGCCAGCATCGCGGTGAT contains:
- a CDS encoding thioesterase II family protein → MTADTGDNGLWLRRFHPVEDSKVRLACFPHAGGSASFFYPFSAALTPSIEVLAVQYPGRQDRRADPRIENVQEFAREIVKPLLAWTDKPLALFGHSMGASIAFEVATILEQEFDFRPAALFASGRRAPSRHRDERVHQQSDDGIVAELQRLSGTDSALLGDEELLRMVLPAIRSDYKAAETYRWQGGVPLSCPITAIVGESDPRVTFDEATTWSEHTRDEFALRTLSGGHFYLNHHQSDVVNEISDQLISFCAKEA
- a CDS encoding cytochrome P450 family protein, encoding MSDRTPSQLGLHLQMTRGLQWHFGTTGDPYALILRAQADDPTPFHAMVRERGVLHQSLLGAYVTADHDLGRTILTDPRLGLRKADGEPPAPQVLSLDETFLGLGAAEHARITERAANLLSEQAVHIHEPHVRRLAEDRISGHSGQFDLVTDFAAPLAVDLTADLLGIPDPDRAHFAGLCADLRPTLDSLVCPQPLGPTRALLAALANVTRLLSDMGCTVPEARHAAVITATAGVEIGTTLVVNAVAALLARPEQWAKLVGDPGLAADAIAETLRYDAPVQLHTRVALSDMEFAGTEIPKDSQLVVLSGAAGRDPELYADADEFELTRNPGPTPLAFTGGFHSGLLAPLLRVHAETALRVLAEHTPRLRQTGKLVRRRRSPVLRGPLTLPVTA
- a CDS encoding activator-dependent family glycosyltransferase encodes the protein MRVLMTSFAHNTHFFSMVPLAWALRTAGHEVRIASQPALTDAITHAGLTAVPVGEDHVIHQTREQNTSQKQADHPEINFSETRPDILTWDYMLGMYTMMTPMFYSLANNDSMVDELVAFARAWQPDLVIWEPFTWAGSIAAKASGAAHARLLWGPDVLTRTRNRFLELHDQQPPAHQDDPLAEWLGWTMERLGLSFDEELVSGQWTIDQTPASTRLPVGQPIVPMGYVPYNGPAVVPDWLRAKPERPRVCITLGVSARESLGGDSVSFTDLVQAMADLDIEVIATMNAAQQAEFTASTTVPDNLKLVEFVPLHALMPTCSAIIHHGGAGTAATAMLYGVPQLLLPEMFDAVLKAQQLESIDAGLYVRPAELTAQALRDKLVRLLTDPAFAAGAAKLRGEVLADPKPNEIVPELERLVARHRAPVPTA
- a CDS encoding class I SAM-dependent DNA methyltransferase, with amino-acid sequence MYDTELADVYDAIYRGRGKDYPAEAAQVHELITDRKADATDLLDVASGTGAHFGPFTELFEHVEGLELSEAMVRISGDRHPAVTVHQGDMREFDLGRTFHAVTCMFSSIGYMSDQADLDRALAAFAKHLEPGGVIVIEPWWTPEKFLPGYVGGDVVKVDGRTIARVSHSRREGDHTHMDVHYTVADAENGIRHFTDTHVITLFTREQYETAFERAGCAVDYVEGGPSGRGLFVGVVK